From a single Capsicum annuum cultivar UCD-10X-F1 chromosome 12, UCD10Xv1.1, whole genome shotgun sequence genomic region:
- the LOC124889589 gene encoding uncharacterized protein LOC124889589 — protein sequence MQHPMFDGLVKKTWKKPVKAAEIATSESGARNNIDKVGCPTFEPDAYVTGKTNVIRTREMEHNEGTTFLKFLEASRLKANAEKSSIYITGVSGRVKYEILQHLRFSEGSLPFKYLGVPLAAKKLSISQCWPLVEKITARINCWTSKLLSYAGRVHLIKSVLFRVQSYWAQIFLLPKKAAGGLNIMDLERWNKAAITKHLWAIAMKKDSMRIKWIHSVYIKNKRLESIIIPKNAAWVVRKILATREQVCANSGKDE from the exons ATGCAACATCCGATGTTTGATGGCCTGGTAAAGAAAACTTGGAAGAAACCTGTTAAAG CAGCAGAGATTGCAACAAGCGAGAGTGGAGCTAGAAATAATATAGACAAGGTTGGCTGCCCAACCTTTGAACCAGATGCTTATGTCACAGGAAAAACAAATGTTATTAGAACTAGAGAAATGGAGCACAACGAAGGAACAA CATTTCTAAAGTTTTTAGAAGCATCAAGACTAAAAGCAAATGCAGAGAAAAGCTCCATATATATTACAGGGGTGTCTGGGAGAGTCAAGTATGAAATTCTGCAGCATTTGAGATTTAGTGAAGGATCCCTACCATTCAAATACTTAGGGGTTCCCCTTGCAGCAAAGAAGTTATCTATCAGTCAGTGTTGGCCTCTAGTGGAGAAAATTACAGCTAGGATCAACTGTTGGACATCCAAACTATTGTCTTATGCTGGTCGTGTCCACCTGATAAAATCAGTTCTGTTTCGTGTCCAATCATATTGGGCACAGATATTCTTACTCCCTAAGAAG GCTGCAGGTGGCCTTAATATCATGGACCTGGAAAGATGGAATAAAGCAGCAATTACAAAGCACCTATGGGCCATAGCAATGAAGAAAGACTCAATGCGGATAAAATGGATACATAGTGTATACATCAAGAACAAAAGACTGGAGTCCATCATAATACCCAAGAATGCAGCCTGGGTGGTTAGAAAGATTTTGGCTACAAGGGAACAA GTCTGTGCGAATTCCGGAAAGGATGAGTGA